The following are encoded in a window of Streptomyces sp. Go-475 genomic DNA:
- a CDS encoding S8 family serine peptidase: MTAPHARHRRAVAIPAGMALATALAFLPNTAATAADEAPAKVSADATSLSYVVNVKPGHGTSAYVKKAVAKAGGTIVTSYDQIGVIVVHSSNPDFAKSIRTVRGVQSAGATRTAPLPAASTGDLGAPKVLSAAEVAKAEAAAGQDPLESLQWDLPAIKADKAHEKSLGSKDVTVAVIDTGVDDTHPDIAPNFDREASVNCVTGKPDTSEGAWRPSAEESPHGTHVAGEIAAAKNGVGMTGVAPGVKVSGIKVSTTAGFFYTEAVVCGFVWAAEHGVDVTNNSYYTDPWYFNCENDPDQKALVEAVTRASRYAEKKGAVNVAAAGNENYDLASDEITDPSSPNDSTPGERVVDPSKCLDIPTQLPGVVTVASTGAKGIKSSFSNYGLGVADIAAPGGDSTAYQKPEPPATSGLILGTLPGGKWGYMAGTSMASPHVAGVAALIKSTHPYASPALVKALLYAQADAKACTDPYDIDADGKIDAVCEGPKNRNGFYGWGITDALDAVTK; encoded by the coding sequence ATGACAGCGCCGCACGCGCGCCACCGCCGCGCCGTCGCGATCCCGGCCGGGATGGCCCTGGCCACGGCCCTCGCTTTCCTGCCGAACACCGCGGCCACGGCCGCCGACGAGGCGCCCGCGAAGGTCTCGGCCGACGCGACCTCGCTCAGCTACGTCGTCAACGTCAAGCCGGGGCACGGCACTTCGGCGTACGTGAAGAAGGCCGTCGCCAAGGCCGGCGGCACGATCGTGACGTCGTACGACCAGATCGGCGTCATCGTCGTCCACTCCTCGAACCCGGACTTCGCCAAGAGCATCCGCACGGTGCGCGGGGTGCAGTCGGCCGGGGCCACCCGCACCGCGCCGCTGCCGGCGGCGTCGACGGGCGACCTGGGCGCGCCGAAGGTGCTGAGCGCGGCCGAGGTCGCGAAGGCGGAGGCGGCGGCCGGGCAGGACCCGCTGGAGTCCCTGCAGTGGGATCTGCCGGCCATCAAGGCGGACAAGGCGCACGAGAAATCGCTGGGCAGCAAGGACGTCACGGTCGCCGTGATCGACACCGGCGTGGACGACACCCACCCCGACATCGCGCCCAACTTCGACCGCGAGGCGTCGGTCAACTGCGTGACGGGCAAGCCGGACACGTCCGAAGGGGCCTGGCGGCCGAGCGCCGAGGAGAGCCCGCACGGGACGCACGTGGCCGGTGAGATCGCCGCCGCCAAGAACGGCGTCGGCATGACGGGTGTGGCGCCCGGGGTGAAGGTCTCCGGCATCAAGGTGTCCACCACCGCCGGCTTCTTCTACACGGAGGCCGTGGTGTGCGGCTTCGTGTGGGCGGCCGAGCACGGGGTCGACGTGACGAACAACAGCTATTACACGGACCCCTGGTACTTCAACTGCGAGAACGACCCGGACCAGAAGGCGCTCGTCGAGGCCGTCACCCGGGCGTCGCGGTACGCGGAGAAGAAGGGCGCGGTCAACGTCGCGGCGGCCGGCAACGAGAACTACGACCTCGCCTCCGACGAGATCACCGACCCGTCGTCGCCGAACGACTCCACGCCGGGCGAACGGGTCGTCGACCCCTCGAAGTGCCTGGACATCCCGACGCAGCTGCCGGGTGTCGTCACGGTCGCCTCCACGGGCGCGAAGGGCATCAAGTCGTCCTTCTCCAACTACGGCCTGGGCGTGGCCGACATAGCCGCGCCGGGCGGCGACTCGACGGCCTACCAGAAGCCGGAGCCGCCGGCCACGAGCGGGCTGATCCTGGGCACGCTGCCGGGCGGCAAGTGGGGCTACATGGCCGGTACGTCGATGGCGTCCCCGCACGTCGCGGGCGTCGCCGCGCTCATCAAGTCGACGCACCCGTACGCCTCCCCCGCGCTGGTGAAGGCCCTGCTGTACGCGCAGGCCGACGCCAAGGCGTGCACGGACCCGTACGACATCGACGCCGACGGCAAGATCGACGCGGTGTGCGAGGGCCCGAAGAACCGCAACGGCTTCTACGGCTGGGGCATCACGGACGCGCTGGACGCGGTGACCAAGTAG
- a CDS encoding CopD family protein, which produces MTLTRPVAVLVLVALAGLVPLLGPSTALHGTGEARAPGAGGIALLRTVLFAALCIPVGELFVNRLARSVPGAETGPRGVPRSWSPCAAAAGFLAALGLASVVATGNLVPDGLSDVDVGGLYASRDGKLALLEVNAFLVAWLCAVSARPVTQVWPLAAVIVAEALRAHPTTEHTPLTGSGLTLVHLTCAALWAGGLLHALRTLRLWRGRQATEAGAALLGRYARVAAVLLAAITATGVWSSLRRMPPETVLEQLTATAYGRALLTKVLLVAAVAALALWARRRLRRAADPLTAYVPARAEVVVLGLVVAVSGLLTALPVPIRW; this is translated from the coding sequence GTGACCCTGACAAGACCCGTCGCTGTTCTGGTGCTCGTGGCGCTGGCCGGGCTGGTTCCGCTGCTCGGCCCGTCCACCGCGCTGCACGGCACCGGGGAGGCCCGGGCGCCCGGCGCCGGGGGCATAGCCCTGCTGCGGACGGTGCTGTTCGCGGCGCTGTGCATACCCGTCGGCGAACTGTTCGTGAACCGGCTGGCGCGGTCCGTGCCGGGCGCGGAGACCGGGCCGCGGGGCGTGCCCCGGAGTTGGTCACCCTGCGCGGCCGCCGCCGGTTTCCTCGCCGCGCTGGGGCTCGCCTCGGTCGTGGCCACGGGCAATCTCGTGCCGGACGGCCTGTCGGACGTCGACGTCGGCGGGCTCTACGCGTCCCGGGACGGCAAGCTCGCCCTGCTGGAGGTCAACGCGTTCCTCGTGGCGTGGCTGTGCGCGGTGTCCGCCCGGCCGGTCACGCAGGTGTGGCCGCTGGCCGCCGTGATCGTCGCCGAGGCCCTGCGCGCGCACCCCACGACCGAGCACACCCCGCTGACCGGCTCCGGGCTGACGCTCGTCCACCTGACCTGCGCGGCGCTGTGGGCGGGCGGGCTGCTGCACGCGCTGCGCACCCTGCGGCTGTGGCGGGGCCGGCAGGCCACGGAGGCGGGTGCGGCCCTGCTGGGCCGCTACGCGCGCGTGGCGGCCGTGCTGCTGGCCGCCATCACGGCGACGGGCGTGTGGAGTTCACTGCGCCGGATGCCGCCGGAGACGGTTCTGGAGCAGCTCACGGCGACGGCGTACGGGCGGGCCCTGCTCACCAAGGTGCTCCTCGTGGCGGCCGTCGCCGCGCTCGCCCTGTGGGCGCGGCGACGGCTGCGCCGGGCGGCCGACCCGTTGACGGCGTACGTGCCGGCGCGGGCGGAGGTCGTCGTGCTGGGCCTGGTGGTCGCGGTGTCCGGGCTGCTGACGGCGCTTCCGGTGCCCATCCGCTGGTGA
- a CDS encoding lysoplasmalogenase has product MTPSRLLLAAFGLAVAADLLSLAAGFDTGHAVAKPLLMPLLALWAAQRRAPRPLVAALLFGWGGDVLLLSDAEPAFLAGMGSFAAGHICYLVLFATYGSRNAVPRARAGLLALGYATALVTTVALLWPDLPADLRVPVAAYSLLLAAMAYRAATRFGLFAGLGGALFLLSDTLIATGVADWPQPPAPDLWIMLTYLAAQALLAGGTLGALDARRAPAATYGEMRAV; this is encoded by the coding sequence GTGACGCCCTCGCGCCTTCTCCTCGCCGCCTTCGGTCTCGCCGTCGCCGCCGATCTCCTCTCCCTCGCGGCCGGCTTCGACACCGGGCACGCCGTCGCCAAGCCCCTCCTGATGCCGCTCCTGGCCCTCTGGGCCGCCCAGCGCCGGGCGCCCCGGCCGCTGGTGGCCGCCCTGCTGTTCGGCTGGGGCGGCGATGTCCTGCTGCTGTCCGACGCCGAGCCGGCCTTCCTCGCCGGCATGGGCAGCTTCGCGGCGGGACACATCTGCTACCTCGTCCTCTTCGCGACGTACGGCAGCCGGAACGCCGTCCCACGCGCGCGTGCGGGTCTCCTCGCCCTCGGCTACGCCACCGCCCTCGTCACGACCGTCGCGCTGCTGTGGCCGGACCTGCCCGCGGACCTGCGCGTGCCCGTCGCCGCGTACAGCCTCCTGCTGGCGGCCATGGCGTACCGCGCCGCCACCCGTTTCGGCCTCTTCGCCGGACTCGGCGGAGCGCTCTTCCTGCTCTCCGACACGCTCATCGCGACCGGCGTCGCCGACTGGCCGCAGCCGCCCGCCCCCGACCTCTGGATCATGCTCACGTACCTCGCCGCGCAGGCCCTGCTGGCCGGCGGCACGCTCGGGGCGCTCGACGCGCGCAGGGCACCGGCCGCGACGTACGGCGAGATGCGGGCCGTCTGA